The following are encoded together in the Solenopsis invicta isolate M01_SB chromosome 14, UNIL_Sinv_3.0, whole genome shotgun sequence genome:
- the LOC105199240 gene encoding nucleosome-remodeling factor subunit NURF301 isoform X4 — MTGRGSKRRGRPPKSVVMERPKKFQYHMLKKPKYLQNRTIGSLGGNGGGAETPGSQPSTPTASRPTSPSLESEESSKRSTRNQRKSRAGRDRHSRKGGHAGATGGAYQRRGYNPNVDYHDSEYHYGSDFGDESSEKSEPEEEPLPSDVDSSESIEEPDPSSDSDFSLSSFSNTSGTPRKALLAQQRPPSPEPLWLQNRELSPLVLPKSSDDLLVPKELVMPSLSIYEVLRHFRTLVRLSCFRFEDFCAALMCEDQTNLFGEIHIMLIKALLREEDSQQTHFGPLDQKDSVNVSLYFVDSMTWPEVLRSYVESDKSFDQNILHILTTTEYPFTAIEDRIKVLQFLTDQFLITNPVREDLLHEGAMHYDDHCRVCHRLGDLLCCETCPAVFHLECVEPPLVDVPTEDWQCSTCKAHKVMGVVDCIPDVEKNGSLCRQEHLGFDRHGRKYWFLARRVFVESEDGEVWYYSTPLQLEELMLALDPNEMEVALYRELSDYKEEIVRQMELTETITNQFKGNKKSYLEVENNLIQKLRKERHEKQEKEEEEKKAKLRQETEEMMRKIRESTDTLNERSTGMPEQNETKTSGDELTPATQVPEVVGETIEVDTEASSTATNTDKTTKTSASTSSSEDVDEEALEGEEKIGKDGKKHTIVTRSKTGSLQPRTFNMDDVKRRSMAPLSKEEQEKLDKGLKDSESDGNTRLTRQKAHQIASGTHLFKLGMDNNFKSYVNQYSTNLVALNKTQRNEERDKKRHLSHKFSLTQASEFKWVGSLTGTRALLVSTLRQTILQLESNIQASFMHTNWPLLRKPWTAAVGACVNPRDFARTLIVLQACIKSVVFASVWHDQLGHVKLQRVTAFEREEKKRQDKKEKKEKEDEEERNRLFNFVKYTLGLKHQVWKQKGEEYRVHGQGGWLWVSSRRRYRFSDMTKMGLRAGPQKIMVQIKDQGGMKILALDPPTYEFLMKEYCPSKTENGIVKQEIKEEGVENDAIKQECNAESIKKEPAVDGQTNGVDPSVSIKAETQSIKQETKMNLSFLAGMKIEKVFTPITEFEEININKALTTSGRLHYPKVAKKTRIDDFLARRTHLKFLEERRLLQSVKTKEASQTPNQKGGDGDSAEVDMENHEENGSSGAVGGGGDGSLQGILSTPTGKQQQASKTTVTAVSASKEMLTITKRIQQVRLQYTAALKLCKNDSCYSRYCNMNNTNKNNTIQINTTQVITPNISDTCYSPLCMRKMRLKRDLIVLLRKANALSNSQSSLSSPQVTVASMKTETSNESKDAIRRDLESAVASATHCNEEATKAKDAVSSPKKIKLENEHTEKTSVTTVTTSNVVTTTTTITTTQQTVKNADGVTQEHSAVNRNSMIVSSETTTTTTNKSGAKTMMIVNRRGRTVQRSTFVKELHADGTERIYTATSTEGKVYLKKVAITMADRKKKRTPVKYPLCSTFCTKTKQRSILVLPQHELRKLSRVGGKIPVQGFHHQAKANLSVWPYPCPRPLFKTCWLYRTVGLRSLASAAIQLRILWGCLRWDDMAAKPLSTDGKNQITTDTEIMSLEILKHRHVGQFLDRTQYLRRKVVIPLELPKQVREVTSIRSGLRKRKRPESPQSTEPQVTEEWVDEDKLELWEIKQYGDRLEKANAQIITRSRSGAPQPVVVSGGNKTVTTIASAGGTAGLTGDQLVSGKATPEEIKEKMEQQLRLQRAAHQQKRALEIKNQSANSTSPATQLVKVTANSSLHDGTVKLVSKVPIPANPNSTKSQLTSLLTTPTQNKTFIGTRRIYMTKSADGTTKVVSGPTSILPKTPQTPGLNQQSLIRVTPTSTTNTPMQQRVQILRGPDGKLQVRGLLPGQQLVQMPDGKLHVLNAKTVTTVSPKTTTENTATAKTSPSAKTTANSTAQTPQQTQVAVQRVKTATMTLTPATAAQGTKNAIVVTNAGQTAQVISSGGQVISGSPIMVTNANLVQQLATGKAQLTAIGNQVVIRNASNQIVHVNSANGGFIVKGTVAANKQQVLQTTQISTVAQSTTTTNANPTTTTATSTASVTTTQSSATTPIPGSIEASLLAGQPPGTVIKCVTAQVISTAEGPRIVLQGLQGSEFTAQQLNMVQQQVKQQLLKAHAATGKQGVLGPTKIYLAVQPAQSPNNQQSQTSQASSVANTPVSSIPKQQTPPSSTNESQSVTETIPETPQVTTPVKSIEKPKVVVQQVGRVGNATEEDVQKTNIANGQQPSQSAKEGNDSSSNKFILTPDYIQQTIKNALKQENLNPEIEEKLLQLQRYQEKQMKGGVENSVTSNQTHNSPAATTPRPPSRKRPAPSSNIPATAATATTPISTQSSSNDDKDDKDWVETPRKRPATKQENRETTSKMPKLSEALDNESSPKNRSAKLKDSQEQRRKQQVYSRMQVLLFRHKELLKKDILKKRALLEKELQIDIQKDLSAELATRTKAERHKQDEVKVGSAKRKANAQAAQQVSPSSRSGSRPKKHKSQSNSTPPGGSATSRIKKEKLYCLCRTPYDETKFYVGCDLCNNWFHGDCVGITEAMSKTLSEFVCTECRHARDTQELYCLCKQPYDESQFYICCDKCQDWFHGRCVGILQSEADNIDEYVCPNCQRNSSVNFANMKNLNAKDLDLLKKLIKQIQAHKSAWPFMEPVDPNEAPDYYKVIKEPMDLQTIELRINDRSYKKLSEFIGDMTKIFDNCRYYNPKESPFFKCAESLETYFVHKIKSLREKFSEGK, encoded by the exons ATGACGGGCAGAGGCTCGAAGAGGCGGGGGCGCCCGCCCAAGTCCGTGGTGATGGAGCGACCGAAGAAGTTCCAGTATCACATGTTGAAGAAGCCCAAGTACCTGCAGAACAGAACCATTGGCTCGCTTGGCGGCAACGGTGGTGGCGCCGAGACGCCGGGCTCGCAGCCGAGCACGCCTACGGCGTCGCGGCCGACATCGCCCTCGCTCGAGAGCGAGGAGAGTAGCAAACGTAGCACGAGGAACCAGCGTAAGTCGCGAGCCGGTCGCGACCGGCACTCCCGTAAGGGCGGTCACGCCGGAGCCACAGGTGGTGCCTATCAGCGTCGCGGCTACAATCCCAACGTTGACTATCACGACTCCGAGTATCATTATGGATCCGATTTCGGCGACGAGTCCAGTGAGAAGAGTGAGCCGGAGGAAGAACCGTTGCCGAGCGATGTGGACTCTTCCGAGAGCATAGAGGAGCCCGATCCCTCGAGTGATAGCGATTTTTCACTCTCCAGTTTCAGCAATACCAGTGGTACCCCCAGAAAAGCTCTGCTCGCTCAACAGCGGCCACCCAGTCCAGAACCATTGTGGTTACAGAACAGAGAACTGTCGCCGTTAGTGTTACCCAAGTCCTCGGACGATCTACTGGTTCCTAAAGAACTGGTCATGCCATCGCTCTCCATCTACGAAGTACTCAGGCACTTTCGTACCCTGGTACGCCTCTCCTGCTTCAGATTCGAGGACTTTTGCGCCGCTCTCATGTGCGAGGATCAAACCAACTTGTTTGGGGAGATTCACATCATGCTGATCAAGGCGCTACTGCGAGAGGAAGACTCGCAGCAGACGCATTTTGGTCCACTGGACCAAAAGGATTCGGTGAACGTTAGCTTATACTTCGTGGACTCTATGACGTGGCCAGAGGTGTTGCGTTCGTATGTAGAGAGCGATAAGAGTTTTGATCAgaacattttacatatattaaccACTACTGAATATCCTTTTACTGCCATCGAGGATAGAATCAAGGTCCTACAATTTTTAACAGATCAATTCTTAATCACAAATCCTGTAAGAGAGGATCTACTACATGAag GAGCTATGCATTACGATGATCACTGCAGAGTATGCCATCGACTAGGGGATCTATTGTGTTGTGAAACTTGCCCGGCTGTATTTCATTTAGAATGTGTAGAACCTCCTCTGGTAGATGTTCCTACTGAGGACTGGCAATGTAGTACATGTAAAGCCCACAAAGTGATGGGCGTCGTGGACTGTATTCCCGATGTCGAAAAAAATGGGTCGTTATGTAGACAAGAGCATTTAGGATTTGACAGACATGGCAGAAAATATTGGTTTCTTGCAAGAAGAGTTTTTGT tgAGAGCGAAGATGGCGAGGTGTGGTATTATAGTACACCTTTACAATTAGAAGAGCTGATGCTTGCATTAGATCCAAATGAAATGGAAGTAGCACTTTATCGGGAATTGTCAGATTACAAAGAGGAAATAGTCCGTCAAATGGAACTCACAGAGACCATTACTAATCAGTTCAAAGGAAACAAGAAATCGTATCTGGAAGTAGAAAACA atcttATACAAAAGTTACGAAAAGAACGACATGAGAAACaggaaaaggaggaggaggagaaaaaaGCAAAGCTAAGACAGGAAACAGAGGAAATGATGCGCAAGATACGTGAAAGTACAGACACTCTCAATGAACGTTCAACAGGAATGCCAGAACAGAATGAAACAAAGACCTCTGGTGATGAGTTGACTCCTGCTACGCAAGTACCCGAGGTAGTGGGCGAAACTATCGAGGTCGACACTGAAGCATCGTCAACCGCGACGAATACGGATAAAACCACGAAAACTAGTGCCTCTACATCATCATCCGAAGATGTTGATGAAGAGGCATTGGAAGGAGAAGAGAAAATTGGTAAAGATG gtAAGAAACATACTATCGTGACAAGATCGAAGACTGGATCGTTGCAACCGCGAACCTTTAACATGGACGACGTAAAGAGACGAAGTATGGCACCGTTGTCAAAGGAGGAACAAGAAAAGTTAGACAAAGGTCTGAAGGATTCCGAAAGCGACGGCAACACTAGATTAACGCGTCAAAAGGCACATCAAATTGCGTCTGGCACACACTTATTTAAATTGGGCATGGACAATAACTTTAAGTCGTACGTCAATCAATACAGCACCAATCTCGTCGCGCTCAATAAGACGCAGAGAAACGAAGAACGCGATAAGAAACGACACTTGTCTCACAAGTTCTCGCTTACGCAGGCATCGGAGTTCAAATGGGTGGGAAGTTTGACGGGTACTCGTGCCCTGTTAGTCAGTACGCTACGCCAAACAATTCTGCAGCTTGAGAGTAATATTCAGGCGTCGTTTATGCACACCAATTGGCCACTACTGCGTAAACCATGGACCGCGGCGGTGGGAGCGTGCGTAAACCCGCGAGATTTTGCGCGCACTCTTATCGTCCTACAAGCGTGCATCAAATCTGTCGTGTTCGCAAGCGTGTGGCATGACCAACTCGGTCATGTAAAACTGCAAAGGGTGACCGCGTTCGAGCGCGAAGAGAAAAAACGTCaagataaaaaagagaaaaaggaaaaggaggacgaggaggagcGTAATCGACTCTTCAATTTTGTCAAGTACACGCTTGGTTTGAAACATCAGGTTTGGAAGCAGAAGGGTGAGGAGTACCGAGTGCACGGTCAGGGTGGTTGGCTTTGGGTGTCATCCAGACGCCGTTACAGATTCTCAGATATGACGAAGATGGGTTTACGCGCCGGTCCTCAAAAAATCATGGTACAGATTAAAGATCAAGGTGGCATGAAGATACTCGCACTTGACCCACCCACTTATGAATTCCTTATGAAAGAGTATTGCCCAAGTAAGACGGAGAATGGTATTGTAAAACAAGAGATTAAAGAGGAAGGTGTAGAAAATGACGCGATAAAACAGGAATGTAATGcggaaagtataaaaaaggaGCCTGCAGTCGATGGTCAGACAAACGGCGTTGATCCGTCCGTGTCAATCAAAGCGGAAACCCAATCGATTAAACAGGAAACGAAGATGAACTTGTCAT ttttagccggtatgaaaattgaaaaagtttttaccCCGATAactgaatttgaagaaatcaaCATCAACAAGGCACTAACCACTTCTGGAAGATTGCACTATCCAAAAGTTGCGAAAAAGACGAGGATTGATGATTTTCTGGCGCGCAGAAcacatttgaaatttttagaagaAAGAAGATTATTGCAATCT GTGAAGACGAAAGAAGCGAGTCAGACACCAAATCAAAAAGGTGGAGATGGCGACTCCGCAGAGGTTGATATGGAAAATCACGAAGAAAATGGTAGCAGCGGTGCCGTTGGCGGCGGTGGGGATGGCTCTCTGCAAGGTATTTTGTCAACGCCCACCGGCAAGCAACAGCAAGCGAGCAAAACGACAGTAACAGCTGTCTCTGCGTCCAAGGAAATGCTAACGATTACTAAGCGTATCCAGCAAGTTCGTTTGCAATATACAGCTGCTTTGAAACTCTGCAAGAACGACAGTTGTTACTCGCGCTATTGTAACATGAACAATACTAACAAAAACAACACCATTCAAATTAATACTACACAGGTTATTACTCCGAATATTAGCGATACCTGTTACTCGCCTTTATGCATGCGAAAAATGCGGCTCAAGCGCGATCTGATTGTGTTGCTGCGCAAAGCGAACGCTCTGAGCAACAGTCAGTCTTCATTGTCTTCGCCACAGGTTACAGTGGCTTCTATGAAAACAGAAACTTCAAATGAATCAAAAGACGCAATTAGGCGGGATTTGGAATCAGCGGTGGCATCGGCGACTCATTGCAATGAGGAAGCCACGAAAGCGAAGGACGCCGTTTCTTCTCCAAAGAAGATTAAGCTCGAAAATGAACATACGGAGAAAACTAGTGTGACTACTGTCACAACGAGTAACGTCGTTACGACCACCACAACGATTACGACGACTCAACAGACAGTAAAGAATGCGGATGGCGTAACGCAGGAACATTCTGCCGTTAATCGTAATTCGATGATCGTCTCGTCAGAAACTACGACCACAACGACAAATAAGAGCGGTGCTAAGACGATGATGATCGTGAACCGTAGAGGAAGAACAGTGCAGCGAAGTACGTTTGTCAAGGAATTGCATGCCGATGGGACCGAGCGGATATACACAGCAACGTCGACGGAAGGTAAGGTGTACCTGAAGAAAGTGGCGATTACGATGGCGGATCGTAAGAAAAAACGCACGCCAGTCAAGTATCCACTCTGCTCAACCTTCTGTACAAAGACCAAGCAGCGCAGTATATTAGTACTGCCCCAACACGAATTGAGGAAATTGTCCCGCGTTGGTGGTAAAATACCCGTGCAAGGGTTCCATCATCAAGCCAAGGCAAACTTGTCGGTATGGCCGTATCCTTGTCCCAGACCCTTATTCAAGACTTGTTGGCTGTACAGAACAGTCGGTTTAAGATCGTTAGCTTCTGCCGCGATTCAGTTGAGGATACTCTGGGGATGTCTCAGATGGGATGACATGGCGGCCAAGCCGTTGTCCACCGATGGCAAGAATCAGATTACTACCGACACGGAGATTATGTCGCTGGAGATATTGAAACACCGGCATGTCGGACAATTTCTCGATAGGACTCAGTATCTACGTAGAAAGGTCGTTATACCGCTCGAACTTCCAAAGCAAGTCAGAG aGGTAACGTCAATAAGGAGCGGTCTCAGAAAAAGAAAACGTCCGGAATCTCCACAAAGCACAGAACCGCAAGTCACTGAGGAGTGGGTCGATGAGGACAAGTTGGAGCTATGGGAGATCAAACAATATGGTGACAG GTTAGAGAAGGCTAATGCGCAGATTATTACTAGGAGTCGTTCAGGAGCGCCACAACCAGTGGTCGTCAGTGGTGGAAATAAAACCGTCACTACCATCGCCTCCGCTGGTGGCACAGCCGGTTTAACTGGTGATCAATTGGTAAGCGGCAAAGCTACGCCAGAGGAGATTAAAGAAAAGATGGAACAGCAGTTGCGGTTACAACGAGCGGCCCATCAGCAAAAGCGTGCTTTGGAAATCAAAAATCAATCTGCGAACTCGACGTCGCCTGCTACCCAACTCGTCAAAGTTACAGCTAATTCCTCCTTACACG atggCACCGTTAAATTAGTTTCGAAAGTCCCGATTCCAGCAAATCCGAATAGCACGAAGTCACAGTTAACTTCTCTTCTAACAACCCCtacacaaaataaaactttcattGGTACACGACGTATTTATATGACGAAAT CTGCTGATGGAACTACCAAGGTTGTGTCCGGTCCTACCAGTATTTTACCAAAAACTCCGCAAACTCCAGGATTAAACCAACAATCCTTGATCAGGGTGACGCCAACAA GCACTACTAATACACCTATGCAACAGAGAGTACAAATTCTCAGAGGACCAGACGGAAAGTTGCAAGTGCGCGGCTTGCTGCCTGGTCAACAGTTGGTACAGATGCCAGATGGAAAACTGCATGTACTGAAT GCGAAGACTGTGACTACCGTCAGCCCTAAAACGACAACGGAAAATACGGCTACTGCTAAAACCAGTCCGAGTGCAAAGACAACGGCCAACTCGACGGCGCAAACGCCACAGCAAACACAGGTTGCTGTTCAACGTGTCAAGACTGCAACCATGACTCTGACTCCCGCCACAGCAGCTCAAGGAACGAAGAATGCCATCGTAGTTACTAACGCAGGACAAACCGCGCAG GTAATATCTTCTGGTGGACAAGTAATAAGTGGCAGTCCGATAATGGTCACGAATGCAAACCTCGTCCAACAATTGGCAACAGGCAAAGCTCAGTTGACTGCAATCGGCAATCAGGTTGTGATACGTAACGCGTCCAACCAAATTGTGCATGTAAACTCAGCTAACGGCGGATTTATCGTGAAAGGTACCGTTGCTGCCAATAAACAGCAAG tGCTGCAAACTACCCAAATCTCGACAGTTGCACAATCAACCACGACTACAAATGCGAACCCAACAACAACCACTGCGACTTCCACTGCCTCAGTGACGACAACTCAGAGTTCCGCCACGACTCCGATTCCAGGTAGTATTGAAGCTTCTTTATTGGCAGGACAACCACCCGGTACTGTAATTAAGTGCGTGACGGCACAAGTTATCAGTACAGCCGAGGGTCCGCGAATTGTGCTGCAAGGTTTGCAAGGCTCGGAGTTTACGGCGCAGCAATTAAATATGGTGCAGCAACAAGTTAAGCAGCAGCTTTTAAAAG CACATGCAGCGACCGGCAAGCAAGGCGTCTTGGGACCTACTAAAATATACTTGGCTGTTCAACCAGCTCAATCACCTAATAATCAGCAATCCCAGACTTCGCAAGCTTCTTCAGTAGCAAATACTCCAGTATCATCAATTCCAAAGCAACAAACTCCCCCGTCGTCTACCAATg agtCGCAAAGCGTCACTGAAACCATTCCAGAAACTCCGCAAGTAACAACACCTGTAAAGTCAATAGAAAAACCAAAAGTAGTTGTTCAACAAGTAGGACGTGTGGGAAACGCGACAGAAGAGGACGTGCAAAAGACGAATATAGCTAACGGACAACAACCATCGCAATCTGCGAAAGAAGGAAACGATTCGTCgtcgaataaatttatattgaccCCAGATTACATCCAACAAA CAATTAAAAATGCTTTGAAACAAGAGAACTTAAATCCAGAGATAGAGGAGAAACTGTTGCAATTGCAACGTTATCAGGAGAAGCAAATGAAGGGTGGTGTAGAGAATTCTGTGACTAGCAATCAGACTCATAATTCACCTGCGGCAACGACGCCGCGTCCACCATCACGCAAACGGCCAGCGCCGTCGTCAAACATTCCAGCAACAGCGGCAACGGCGACAACGCCGATAAGCACGCAATCATCATCCAACGATGACAAAGATGATAAAGATTGGGTGGAGACACCTAGGAAAAGACCAGCAACGAAGCAAGAAAATCGTGAAACGACCTCAAA AATGCCGAAATTGTCGGAGGCATTAGATAATGAGTCATCACCTAAAAATCGATCAGCAAAATTGAAAGACTCTCAAGAGCAACGAAGAAAACAGCAAGTGTATTCTCGAATGCAAGTTTTACTGTTCCGGCATAAGGAACTTCTCAAAAAAGACATTCTTAAAAAGAGAGCTTTACTCGAGAAAGAACTTCAAATTGATATACag AAGGATCTATCGGCAGAGCTCGCTACCAGAACGAAAGCGGAGAGGCACAAACAGGATGAAGTAAAAGTTGGCAGTGCAAAGCGAAAGGCAAATGCTCAAGCGGCTCAACAGGTCAGCCCGTCCAGTCGGAGTGGTAGCAGACCGAAAAAGCACAAGAGCCAAAGTAACAGTACGCCTCCTGGCGGTTCGGCCACGTCTCGCAtcaaaaaagagaaattatacTGTTTATGCAGAACTCCTTATGACGAAACTAA attttacgTGGGATGTGATTTATGCAATAATTGGTTCCACGGTGACTGTGTGGGCATAACGGAAGCAATGAGCAAGACTCTGTCAGAATTTGTTTGTACAGAATGTAGACATGCGAGGGATACACAAGAATTGTATTGTCTGTGTAAACAACCTTATGACGAATCTCA attttacataTGCTGTGACAAATGCCAAGATTGGTTCCATGGTCGATGTGTTGGTATACTTCAATCAGAAGCCGACAACATCGACGAGTATGTTTGTCCAAATTGCCAGCGTAATTCCTCCGTTAATTTCGCTAATATGAAGAACCTCAATGCAAAAGACCTcgatctgttaaaaaaattaataaaacaaatacag GCTCATAAAAGTGCATGGCCGTTTATGGAACCAGTAGATCCCAACGAAGCCCCAGATTATTATAAAGTGATAAAAGAACCAATGG ACTTGCAGACTATTGAATTGAGGATAAATGACCGATCCTATAAGAAACTGAGCGAGTTCATCGGTGACATGACAAAGATATTCGACAATTGTCGATATTATAACCCGAAGGAGTCACCATTTTTCAAATGCGCCGAGTCCCTGGAGACATACTTCGTCCACAAGATTAAAAGTCTGAGGGAGAAGTTCTCGGAAGGGAagtaa